Proteins co-encoded in one Candidatus Nitrosacidococcus tergens genomic window:
- a CDS encoding cytochrome-c peroxidase: MKKRVLYLALAMSAVYSSTSFAEDTLMEQAQSQFKPIPNSPPALRNGKTITPEKIELGKWLYFDPRLSKSWLISCNTCHSIGLGGVDLEQTSIGHGWAKGPRNAPTVLNSVLNATQFWDGRAKDLAAQAQGPVQAGVEMNNTPARVERTLRSMPAYVESFKIAFPGENNPVNFDNMAKAIEAFEATLLTPNAPFDQYLKGDNSALTDNEKSGLKLFMDKGCSSCHNGANLGGDSYRIFGVAEKPSNKILPEKDKGRFNVTKKSEDEYAFRVSPLRNIALTPPYFHSGQVWDLKEAVDIMATTQLGIHLTDKENTSIVAFLKTLTGDQPKVEYPTLPPQTKGTPLPITN, from the coding sequence ATGAAAAAACGGGTACTTTACCTAGCACTTGCTATGAGTGCTGTTTATAGTAGTACTTCTTTTGCTGAAGATACATTAATGGAACAAGCTCAGTCCCAATTTAAACCAATTCCTAATAGTCCTCCAGCATTACGTAATGGAAAAACGATTACTCCAGAGAAAATTGAGCTAGGGAAATGGTTATATTTTGACCCAAGGCTTTCTAAGAGTTGGCTTATTAGCTGTAATACTTGCCATAGTATAGGCCTTGGTGGCGTAGATTTAGAACAAACCTCTATTGGTCATGGATGGGCAAAAGGACCTCGTAATGCACCAACAGTGCTTAACTCAGTATTAAATGCTACTCAGTTTTGGGATGGGCGAGCAAAAGATTTAGCTGCCCAAGCACAAGGACCTGTACAAGCAGGGGTAGAAATGAATAATACACCAGCACGAGTAGAGCGTACCCTAAGAAGCATGCCAGCCTATGTAGAGAGCTTTAAAATAGCTTTCCCTGGAGAAAATAACCCTGTCAATTTTGATAATATGGCAAAAGCGATAGAAGCATTTGAAGCAACTTTATTAACTCCAAATGCTCCTTTTGATCAATATCTTAAAGGAGATAATAGTGCTTTAACCGATAATGAGAAATCAGGCTTAAAACTTTTTATGGATAAAGGTTGCTCAAGTTGCCATAACGGAGCAAATTTAGGTGGAGATAGCTATCGTATTTTTGGAGTGGCAGAAAAACCAAGTAATAAAATTCTTCCTGAAAAAGACAAAGGGCGCTTTAATGTGACTAAAAAATCAGAAGATGAGTATGCTTTTAGAGTATCTCCTTTAAGAAATATTGCCCTTACTCCTCCTTACTTTCATTCAGGACAAGTATGGGATTTAAAAGAGGCAGTTGATATTATGGCAACTACTCAACTTGGGATTCATCTAACTGATAAAGAAAACACATCTATTGTTGCCTTCTTAAAAACGCTCACCGGAGATCAGCCAAAAGTAGAATACCCAACTCTACCTCCTCAAACTAAGGGAACACCTCTACCTATTACTAACTAA
- a CDS encoding (Fe-S)-binding protein — protein sequence MSLFFYKNSKRNQKNSLDFPDYDADLCVMCGLCLPHCPTYQLTGDENESPRGRIALMRAVTQGKISPTPKLLGHLDRCLTCRACESVCPSLVPYGKLIDSVRSKLYTYQSVKKKISKYFIHKWVISYPIVLRSLGRLARISQIIKADKLLQFSGLKPLITLMPKLSALHPWQEFYPTREVEQGKVALFKGCIADIIEQSLLLDSVQLLNQLGYSVYVPKKQVCCGALAKHDGNTEQALSLALQNTEAFKDFATEKIICTASGCTTSLIEYPQWAGKAQKGTQTNIHKFSTNIQDINQFLSEIHWATRVKIKPLAKRIAIHEPCSLRNTLNQQGVIHNLLKHIPSAEIFSLPNNHRCCGAAGSYMITQPKIAHTLRQDKIDSLKKMSPDILVTANIGCSLYLSAGIKAANLPIEIIHPAQLLARQISLQ from the coding sequence ATGTCCCTATTTTTTTATAAAAACTCTAAGCGAAACCAAAAAAATTCGCTAGACTTTCCAGATTATGATGCAGATCTCTGTGTTATGTGTGGATTATGCTTGCCCCATTGCCCTACCTACCAATTAACTGGTGATGAAAATGAATCTCCTCGAGGGAGAATTGCTTTAATGCGGGCAGTTACTCAAGGGAAAATATCTCCTACCCCAAAATTGCTAGGACACTTAGATCGTTGTTTAACATGTAGAGCTTGTGAATCTGTATGTCCTTCTCTTGTACCTTATGGGAAGCTTATTGATTCAGTGCGTAGTAAGCTTTATACGTATCAATCAGTAAAGAAGAAAATAAGTAAATATTTTATTCATAAATGGGTTATTTCCTACCCAATAGTGTTACGTAGTCTTGGGAGATTAGCAAGAATTTCCCAAATTATAAAAGCAGATAAATTACTGCAGTTTTCAGGGCTAAAACCGTTGATAACACTTATGCCTAAACTCTCTGCCTTGCATCCTTGGCAAGAATTTTACCCAACCCGAGAGGTAGAACAAGGAAAAGTTGCTTTATTTAAAGGCTGTATCGCAGACATTATAGAGCAATCTTTACTATTAGATAGTGTGCAGCTTTTGAATCAATTAGGATATAGTGTTTATGTGCCCAAAAAACAGGTATGCTGTGGTGCTTTAGCAAAACATGATGGAAACACAGAACAAGCCTTATCTTTAGCACTACAAAATACAGAGGCTTTTAAAGATTTTGCTACTGAGAAGATTATCTGTACTGCAAGTGGTTGTACTACAAGTCTGATAGAATATCCTCAATGGGCTGGAAAAGCACAAAAAGGGACTCAAACTAATATTCATAAATTCTCTACTAATATCCAAGATATTAACCAGTTTTTATCTGAAATACATTGGGCTACTAGAGTAAAAATTAAACCACTTGCAAAACGTATTGCAATTCATGAGCCTTGTAGTTTACGCAATACTCTTAACCAACAAGGGGTAATCCATAATTTATTAAAACATATTCCTAGTGCTGAAATTTTTTCATTGCCCAATAATCACCGATGCTGTGGTGCTGCGGGAAGCTATATGATTACTCAGCCTAAAATTGCCCACACTCTTCGTCAAGATAAAATCGATTCATTAAAAAAAATGAGTCCTGATATATTAGTAACAGCAAATATAGGCTGCTCTTTATACTTATCTGCAGGCATAAAGGCTGCTAATCTACCTATAGAAATTATTCATCCTGCACAATTATTAGCTCGCCAAATTAGTTTGCAGTAG
- the coq7 gene encoding 2-polyprenyl-3-methyl-6-methoxy-1,4-benzoquinone monooxygenase, whose translation MEEIKFSQIDQFIISFDNALKTIFGPLKPTDRPSPAMNIEEGVLSEAEKNISGKLMRVNHAGEIAAQALYRGQALTAYLEEVKEVMDHSAQEENDHLVWCRYRVQELGTHTSYLDIFWYSGSFMIGALAGIAGDKWSLGFVTETEYQVVKHLEEHLKKLPVHDMRTRAIVEQMKEDEFEHAITAIESGGVELPAFIKKIMQITSKIMTQTAYWV comes from the coding sequence ATGGAAGAGATAAAGTTCTCACAAATTGACCAATTTATTATTAGTTTTGATAATGCACTGAAAACAATTTTTGGTCCACTTAAACCTACAGATCGCCCTAGTCCAGCTATGAATATAGAGGAGGGAGTATTAAGTGAAGCAGAAAAAAATATCTCTGGGAAATTAATGAGAGTAAATCATGCAGGAGAAATTGCGGCACAAGCTCTATATCGGGGACAAGCACTCACTGCTTATCTTGAAGAAGTAAAAGAGGTCATGGATCATTCTGCTCAAGAGGAAAATGATCACTTGGTGTGGTGTAGATATCGGGTACAGGAGCTGGGTACCCATACTAGCTATTTAGATATTTTTTGGTATAGCGGATCATTTATGATCGGTGCACTAGCAGGGATTGCTGGAGATAAATGGAGCTTAGGTTTTGTTACTGAGACAGAATATCAAGTAGTAAAGCACCTAGAGGAGCATTTAAAAAAACTTCCTGTCCACGATATGCGTACCCGAGCAATTGTAGAGCAAATGAAAGAGGATGAGTTTGAGCATGCTATTACAGCAATAGAATCAGGTGGTGTAGAACTTCCTGCTTTTATAAAAAAAATAATGCAAATCACCTCAAAAATCATGACGCAAACCGCTTATTGGGTATAG
- the ccmI gene encoding c-type cytochrome biogenesis protein CcmI codes for MTPFSTFWIIAGVMSLLALGFLLTPLLRRSTLKEDDETTAEIAIYKKRLQELKADLKSGTITESQFSQARHELEEAMASDLAATHPQTHLEVKRHWLVALMLVFMLPSLASLIYWKLGSGDEVGEQLVIEENSKQEMNSMHHAIGSLQDRLAENPDDIQGWRMLGRSYLSTNEFSNAAEALSHAYILDDQNPDVLLDLAEALAGNQGRSLQGAPQKLIQRALIVAPDYPKALWFASISALQTNRKEEAKGYLQQLASQLTPGSEEEKMVRAHLVQLTNSEIGDMENSNLMSSEGNSESTTASTEPPRIEVQVSLDSEIGKKVDNSATVFIFAKAAKGPPIPLAAVRKQVKDLPLTVVLDDSKSMAPNFKMSNFNEFKVGARISFSGNPVSQSGDFEGYAEGTLPATPADPVAIVINQQVP; via the coding sequence ATGACCCCTTTTTCAACATTCTGGATTATTGCAGGGGTAATGTCTTTATTGGCATTAGGATTTTTACTTACTCCTCTATTGCGACGCAGTACGTTAAAGGAAGATGATGAAACAACTGCAGAGATCGCTATTTACAAGAAGCGGTTGCAAGAATTAAAAGCTGACTTAAAAAGCGGTACCATAACAGAAAGTCAATTTTCTCAAGCTCGCCATGAGCTAGAAGAAGCGATGGCATCAGATTTGGCTGCTACTCATCCTCAAACTCATTTAGAGGTGAAGCGTCATTGGTTAGTAGCATTGATGCTTGTGTTTATGCTCCCTTCCCTAGCTTCTTTAATATATTGGAAGTTAGGATCTGGTGACGAAGTTGGTGAACAACTTGTAATAGAAGAGAACTCTAAGCAGGAAATGAATTCCATGCACCACGCTATTGGCAGTCTTCAAGATAGACTAGCTGAAAATCCTGATGATATCCAAGGATGGCGAATGCTAGGGCGCAGTTATCTCTCAACCAATGAATTTTCAAATGCTGCAGAAGCACTAAGTCATGCCTATATTTTAGATGATCAAAACCCAGATGTTCTTTTAGATCTAGCAGAAGCGCTAGCGGGAAATCAAGGTAGAAGCCTCCAAGGAGCTCCGCAGAAATTAATTCAGCGGGCTTTAATAGTAGCACCTGATTATCCGAAAGCACTTTGGTTTGCTTCAATCAGTGCACTTCAAACTAACCGTAAAGAAGAAGCGAAGGGTTATTTACAACAATTAGCTTCTCAATTAACCCCGGGGAGTGAAGAAGAAAAAATGGTGCGCGCTCACTTAGTACAGCTTACCAATTCTGAAATAGGAGATATGGAAAATAGTAACCTAATGAGTAGTGAAGGGAATTCAGAAAGCACAACCGCAAGTACTGAGCCACCAAGAATCGAAGTTCAGGTCTCTTTGGATTCCGAAATTGGTAAAAAAGTAGATAATTCTGCTACTGTATTTATTTTTGCAAAAGCAGCAAAAGGACCTCCAATACCCCTAGCTGCTGTACGTAAGCAAGTTAAAGATCTACCTTTAACCGTAGTTCTAGATGATTCTAAATCTATGGCACCTAACTTTAAAATGTCGAATTTTAATGAATTTAAAGTTGGGGCAAGAATTTCTTTCTCAGGAAATCCAGTTTCTCAAAGTGGAGATTTTGAAGGGTATGCAGAAGGAACGCTTCCAGCTACTCCAGCCGATCCAGTAGCTATAGTAATTAATCAGCAGGTTCCTTAA
- a CDS encoding LysM peptidoglycan-binding domain-containing protein, translating into MSPNENNPQERPEYSKRPIPNRPSYRQVKNKSRFMSMALLTLLVIVALGGAGWWYLNKGNIGNNESLIASSGEEDTSWSDDEEVAINRQVQNDTNEVENNLSNDDFYSPAISAQSSTSDEDDFKSIMDQLDNPNLNSEDSTDTLVDLDKELNESNIDSGISSTASLQDKVKEQGLNAVSDAKSIASKTKESAQNSLSYLKEQGEKAKESAQNLLTKKEAESKPIPPISVPEMGITSTSKSASNKVSNQSTSNYQNSSSTDIVTVMPGDSLSSIARQVYGDGTKWKIIYEANRDKLKSPNAIFAGMKLVIPEN; encoded by the coding sequence ATGAGTCCTAATGAGAATAACCCACAAGAAAGACCTGAGTATAGTAAACGCCCCATTCCTAACCGTCCAAGCTATAGGCAAGTAAAGAATAAGAGTCGTTTTATGTCTATGGCCTTGCTTACTCTACTTGTTATTGTAGCTTTAGGTGGTGCAGGGTGGTGGTATTTAAATAAAGGAAATATTGGAAATAACGAATCCTTAATTGCCTCTTCCGGAGAAGAAGATACCTCGTGGAGTGATGATGAAGAAGTAGCTATTAATAGACAAGTTCAAAATGATACTAATGAAGTAGAAAATAATCTCTCTAATGATGATTTTTATTCCCCTGCTATTAGTGCTCAATCATCTACTTCTGATGAGGATGATTTTAAGAGTATTATGGATCAATTAGATAATCCTAACCTAAATAGTGAAGATAGCACTGATACTCTAGTAGATTTAGATAAAGAATTAAACGAATCTAATATAGATAGTGGTATTAGTAGTACTGCCTCATTGCAAGATAAAGTAAAAGAGCAGGGACTGAACGCAGTATCAGATGCTAAAAGTATAGCTTCTAAAACTAAAGAATCTGCTCAAAATAGCCTTTCTTATTTGAAAGAACAAGGAGAAAAAGCAAAAGAATCCGCACAAAATTTGCTTACTAAAAAAGAAGCTGAATCTAAACCTATACCACCTATTTCTGTACCAGAAATGGGAATCACATCTACCTCAAAATCAGCCTCTAATAAAGTGAGTAACCAATCGACATCTAATTATCAGAATAGCTCTTCCACAGATATAGTTACTGTAATGCCCGGGGATAGCTTATCTTCTATTGCTCGACAAGTTTATGGCGATGGTACGAAATGGAAGATCATCTATGAGGCTAACCGAGATAAGTTAAAAAGCCCTAATGCTATATTTGCTGGAATGAAATTAGTTATTCCTGAAAACTAA